In the genome of Photobacterium sp. TLY01, one region contains:
- a CDS encoding PhzF family phenazine biosynthesis protein codes for MHIYNVFGKHKDLGGNLMAVSEVPENPIDSGIPVIVVMSDSEQADVRFRFFYPGSKEAPICGHALLGAASHIAQASFRVETGTGISDVQKSGDVVSVSMTLSTAVSPDFTGQADPGWFGLEASQILKAGLYSAGKPKWCIELKDLAALNAVRFDLDALANWNQGKNFSGYVLYVSTGDGWYARASNPLYNIPEDPACAVCCAALPLSLEEPAFVHMGYPEYLNLIHLEAKDGKLWVGGKVYRCEQSGAV; via the coding sequence ATGCACATTTATAACGTATTTGGAAAGCACAAGGATCTGGGCGGTAACCTGATGGCTGTCTCAGAAGTACCGGAAAATCCGATAGATTCCGGTATTCCTGTAATTGTAGTGATGTCGGACAGCGAGCAAGCCGACGTCCGGTTTCGCTTTTTTTATCCCGGTTCCAAAGAAGCGCCAATTTGTGGCCATGCACTATTGGGTGCGGCCAGCCATATTGCTCAGGCGTCGTTTCGTGTTGAAACCGGCACGGGTATCAGCGACGTACAAAAATCCGGAGATGTAGTCAGCGTCAGCATGACCTTGTCGACAGCTGTCTCTCCCGATTTTACCGGTCAAGCTGATCCTGGCTGGTTTGGCCTGGAGGCCAGCCAGATCCTCAAAGCCGGACTCTACAGTGCCGGTAAACCCAAATGGTGTATCGAGCTCAAAGACCTCGCTGCACTGAATGCCGTCCGTTTCGATCTGGATGCACTGGCTAACTGGAATCAGGGGAAAAATTTCAGTGGTTATGTGTTGTATGTCTCCACTGGCGACGGTTGGTATGCCAGAGCCTCTAACCCCTTGTATAACATACCGGAGGACCCGGCTTGCGCGGTATGTTGTGCGGCGCTGCCTTTATCTCTGGAAGAGCCGGCTTTCGTTCACATGGGGTATCCGGAATATCTGAATCTGATTCATCTGGAAGCCAAAGACGGCAAATTATGGGTTGGCGGCAAGGTGTATCGGTGTGAACAGAGCGGAGCCGTCTGA
- a CDS encoding DJ-1/PfpI family protein has product MKIAILTFEGFNELDSLVAYSILNRVKSENWQVQITSPTPTVTSMNGLTISAHQPLAYANQADAVIIGSGSLTRQIVADQSLMSALTLKPQKQLIATQCSGVLLLPALGILDNAPVCTDLTTQPWAMDAGLMVLEQPFHASQSVATAGGCLASQYLATWLIAKLANVEAAKNAIHYVAPVGEKEDTVSRCLSVVEPYLD; this is encoded by the coding sequence ATGAAAATAGCCATACTGACTTTCGAAGGATTCAATGAACTGGATTCACTGGTTGCTTACTCAATACTGAATCGGGTCAAAAGCGAGAACTGGCAGGTGCAGATCACCAGTCCCACGCCGACAGTAACCTCAATGAACGGACTAACCATCTCCGCCCACCAACCTCTGGCGTACGCCAATCAGGCCGATGCCGTCATCATCGGCAGCGGGTCGCTGACCCGGCAGATCGTAGCCGACCAATCACTCATGAGCGCATTAACGCTGAAGCCGCAAAAACAGCTGATTGCCACTCAGTGTTCGGGTGTGCTGCTGTTGCCGGCATTAGGCATTTTGGATAACGCGCCTGTCTGTACCGACCTGACGACTCAGCCCTGGGCGATGGACGCCGGATTAATGGTGCTTGAGCAGCCTTTTCATGCATCCCAGTCGGTCGCAACAGCAGGAGGTTGTCTGGCATCTCAGTATCTTGCAACCTGGCTCATTGCGAAATTAGCGAATGTGGAGGCCGCCAAAAACGCAATCCACTATGTTGCGCCGGTCGGAGAGAAAGAAGACACGGTAAGTCGTTGTTTGTCTGTCGTTGAACCTTATCTGGACTGA
- a CDS encoding GNAT family N-acetyltransferase, protein MTIRQMTADDAGEVAALVKTSFMASAAKQLAPAGIDTFFKVASKEALLLRLQEDNLMLVYALQGNILGMAELKQGAHLAMLFVLPDWQGKGIATMLLQALLPQVRHAELTVRASLNSVSYYQAQGFQKTGAAAELAGLRYQPMSLTMTRTVKAPADPSASAL, encoded by the coding sequence ATGACAATCAGACAGATGACGGCAGACGATGCCGGAGAGGTTGCAGCGTTAGTGAAAACAAGCTTTATGGCGAGTGCGGCAAAGCAACTTGCACCGGCGGGTATTGATACTTTCTTTAAAGTCGCCTCAAAAGAAGCGCTCTTGCTTCGCCTGCAGGAAGACAACCTGATGCTGGTGTATGCGCTGCAGGGTAACATTCTTGGCATGGCGGAACTCAAGCAAGGGGCACACCTGGCAATGTTATTTGTGTTACCGGACTGGCAGGGAAAGGGTATTGCCACCATGCTGCTGCAGGCTTTACTGCCACAAGTGCGTCATGCTGAGCTGACCGTGCGTGCTTCGCTGAATTCCGTCTCTTATTATCAGGCGCAGGGTTTTCAGAAAACGGGGGCGGCGGCCGAGCTTGCCGGCCTGCGATACCAGCCCATGTCACTGACAATGACCAGAACAGTTAAAGCGCCGGCAGATCCGTCCGCTTCAGCGCTTTAG
- the kynA gene encoding tryptophan 2,3-dioxygenase produces the protein MNKMDKNQTAPTLKVDLDNEKVHWDQDMSYGQYLALGPLLSCQHPVTQQHDEMLFVVIHQVSELWMKLCLHEAYGAVENIRQDKLRPAFKMMSRMARIQSQMLNAWEVLATMTPADYASFRDELGQSSGFQSYQYRELEFLLGNKNEAMIQAHRAHPKYYDHLKSVLHAPSIYDITLQLLKARGFDVPQSHLDRDFSQPYQASEAIERIWAEIYNNSNEYWDLYELAEKLVDMEFNFQKWRFSHMKTVERIIGYRRGTGGTSGVKYLNKALELQFFPELWSVRTSIEGPKHG, from the coding sequence ATGAACAAAATGGATAAAAATCAGACTGCGCCCACGCTGAAAGTGGACCTGGACAATGAAAAAGTGCATTGGGATCAGGACATGAGCTACGGGCAGTATCTCGCTCTGGGGCCATTACTCTCCTGCCAGCATCCGGTGACCCAACAGCACGACGAAATGTTATTTGTGGTCATCCATCAAGTGTCTGAACTGTGGATGAAGCTTTGTCTGCATGAAGCATATGGGGCGGTGGAGAATATTCGCCAGGATAAGCTGCGTCCAGCCTTTAAAATGATGAGCCGGATGGCACGCATTCAGTCTCAGATGCTGAATGCCTGGGAGGTGCTGGCAACCATGACGCCGGCTGATTATGCCAGCTTCCGCGATGAACTGGGCCAGAGTTCGGGTTTCCAGTCTTATCAGTACCGCGAACTGGAATTTCTGCTGGGTAATAAAAATGAGGCCATGATTCAGGCGCACCGCGCCCACCCGAAATATTACGATCACCTGAAGTCTGTTCTTCATGCACCCAGCATTTATGACATCACGCTGCAGTTGCTGAAAGCACGTGGATTTGATGTGCCTCAGTCTCACCTTGACCGGGACTTCTCCCAGCCTTATCAGGCCAGCGAAGCCATTGAACGTATCTGGGCGGAAATCTACAACAACAGCAATGAATACTGGGATCTTTATGAGCTGGCCGAAAAGCTGGTCGACATGGAATTCAATTTCCAGAAATGGCGTTTCAGCCACATGAAAACGGTTGAGCGCATTATTGGCTATCGTCGCGGTACTGGCGGTACGTCGGGGGTGAAATACCTCAATAAAGCGCTTGAGCTGCAATTCTTCCCTGAATTGTGGTCGGTGCGTACCTCAATTGAGGGGCCGAAGCATGGCTAA
- a CDS encoding ATP-binding protein, with the protein MTAIPTLHFMCGKMAAGKSTLAAQIAKTQHAVLLVEDDWLSTLYPEEVRSLADYIQYSERLKKTLQPHVEDLLGKGISVVLDFPANTVSQRQWFAALISATGVEHCLHYVDKPDEVCKAQLKIRSQNLPAGSPFTTDEAFDAITRFFEPPQSSEGFMIQQYQQE; encoded by the coding sequence ATGACTGCGATTCCGACCCTGCATTTTATGTGTGGCAAAATGGCGGCGGGAAAATCCACATTAGCGGCACAGATTGCCAAAACGCAACATGCCGTATTGCTGGTGGAAGATGACTGGCTGAGCACCTTATATCCGGAAGAGGTTCGCAGTCTGGCGGATTACATTCAGTATTCCGAGCGGCTCAAGAAAACCTTACAGCCGCATGTTGAGGATTTACTCGGCAAAGGGATATCGGTTGTGCTGGATTTCCCGGCGAATACGGTGTCGCAGCGCCAGTGGTTCGCGGCCCTGATATCAGCCACGGGTGTTGAACACTGTTTGCACTATGTGGACAAGCCGGACGAGGTTTGCAAAGCACAGTTGAAAATTCGCAGCCAAAATTTGCCTGCCGGCAGCCCGTTTACCACGGATGAAGCATTTGATGCCATCACCCGGTTTTTTGAGCCACCCCAAAGCAGCGAAGGCTTTATGATTCAGCAGTATCAACAGGAATGA
- a CDS encoding sodium-dependent transporter, translated as MQKNATVSINTAANAGGMPATGRLNWSTRMAFILAATGSAVGLGNIWKFPYITGENGGGAFVLLYLFCIALIGIPLLIAEVMIGRRGKHSPPDAMKALAKEAGVSRHWSLVGWVGVITGFLLLSFYLVVAGWAVSYIFTAGTGAFHGASGDDIGAMFGGLVGDPVATTVWGSVVLLITSAIVIKGVKQGLERAVTTMMPGLLVLLLVLVGYAMTTGHFAEGVNFMFNPDFSKLTGTSVLVALGHAFFSLSLAGGGMMTYGSYLGKDVSLGKTVLTIGVLDTLVALIAGLAIFPIVFANNLEPGAGPGLIFVTLPIAFGQMPMGQVVGLLFFIMLSFAALTSAISLMEPAVSFLTEKKGYSRLKAGSMTAAGIWVLSLGSVFSFNIWQDHTLYGKTFFDVLDYLTSSWIMPLSGLAMAVFTGWVMKKTSTQEELPNGMTHTLWRFLIRYITPVGILAVFLNAIGVMG; from the coding sequence ATGCAAAAAAACGCGACCGTATCAATCAATACAGCGGCTAATGCGGGTGGCATGCCCGCAACGGGCCGACTTAACTGGTCAACCCGCATGGCATTTATCCTGGCGGCGACCGGCTCGGCTGTCGGCTTGGGTAATATCTGGAAATTTCCCTACATCACAGGTGAAAACGGAGGCGGTGCTTTCGTACTCTTGTACCTGTTCTGTATTGCGTTAATTGGTATCCCTCTGCTGATTGCCGAAGTCATGATTGGTCGGCGCGGTAAACACAGTCCGCCAGACGCGATGAAGGCACTGGCAAAAGAAGCCGGCGTCAGTCGACACTGGAGTCTGGTCGGCTGGGTGGGGGTGATCACCGGCTTTTTGCTCCTCAGTTTTTACCTCGTCGTCGCTGGCTGGGCGGTGTCTTATATCTTTACCGCAGGTACCGGCGCTTTTCACGGTGCTTCGGGTGATGACATCGGTGCCATGTTTGGCGGGCTTGTCGGCGATCCGGTTGCCACAACAGTCTGGGGCAGTGTTGTACTGCTGATCACATCGGCCATTGTTATTAAAGGCGTCAAGCAAGGGCTGGAGCGCGCTGTCACTACTATGATGCCGGGACTACTGGTGCTTTTACTGGTCTTAGTCGGTTATGCGATGACAACCGGACATTTTGCCGAAGGGGTGAATTTTATGTTTAACCCAGACTTCAGCAAACTGACCGGCACCAGTGTGCTGGTGGCGCTGGGTCATGCGTTCTTCTCACTCAGCCTGGCTGGCGGCGGCATGATGACGTATGGCTCGTATCTGGGTAAAGATGTCTCACTGGGTAAAACCGTACTGACGATTGGTGTGCTGGATACTCTGGTCGCCCTGATCGCCGGTCTGGCGATTTTTCCGATTGTGTTTGCCAACAACCTTGAACCGGGTGCGGGGCCGGGCCTGATTTTTGTGACTTTGCCTATTGCTTTTGGTCAGATGCCAATGGGGCAGGTGGTTGGTTTGCTGTTCTTCATTATGTTGTCGTTTGCAGCGCTGACATCGGCCATCTCGCTGATGGAACCTGCTGTTTCGTTTCTGACGGAAAAGAAAGGTTATTCGCGCCTGAAAGCGGGGTCGATGACAGCAGCCGGTATCTGGGTGCTGAGTCTTGGCTCTGTGTTCTCATTCAATATCTGGCAGGATCATACCCTGTACGGAAAAACTTTCTTCGACGTGCTGGATTATCTGACCAGTAGCTGGATCATGCCGCTGAGCGGTCTGGCGATGGCAGTATTTACCGGCTGGGTGATGAAGAAAACCTCAACGCAGGAAGAACTGCCCAATGGGATGACACATACGCTGTGGCGGTTCCTGATTCGCTACATTACGCCAGTCGGCATTCTGGCGGTCTTTCTGAATGCCATCGGTGTGATGGGATAA
- a CDS encoding MarR family winged helix-turn-helix transcriptional regulator, whose amino-acid sequence MSVMTINGQLMIELAVRYSGMLKSIDRKLSAHGISMSEFLVLHQLYAAAEQSMSRVALAETVGLTASGVTRLLNPMEKNHLVEKEKNSRDARVSLVKLTQTGVEIYQDALVSFNHGTEAMTDRLTSAQLTQLLTLIGKLN is encoded by the coding sequence ATGTCTGTAATGACGATCAATGGTCAGCTGATGATTGAGCTGGCAGTCAGGTATTCAGGAATGTTGAAATCCATTGACAGAAAGCTGAGTGCACATGGCATCAGTATGTCGGAGTTTCTGGTCCTTCATCAGCTTTATGCAGCGGCAGAGCAATCTATGAGTCGGGTCGCACTCGCGGAGACTGTCGGGCTGACAGCATCTGGCGTGACGCGGCTTCTGAATCCGATGGAAAAAAATCATCTGGTTGAAAAAGAAAAGAATAGCCGGGATGCCCGGGTCAGCCTGGTGAAACTGACTCAAACCGGTGTGGAGATTTATCAGGATGCGCTGGTGAGTTTTAATCATGGTACTGAGGCGATGACAGACAGACTGACATCGGCACAACTCACACAACTGCTGACGCTCATTGGTAAGCTGAATTAA
- the kynB gene encoding arylformamidase, with translation MAKIWDISQTLRPGLPVWPGDTAFSSHFHWEMSEECPVNVGQFSLSCHSGTHADAPAHYDAQGKTMEAVSLDYYIGPCVVIDATQAVGWVKPQDIIDQLPDQVERVIFRTYRQFPHHEWRSDFTAVASETIDLLAERGACLIGIDSPSLDPQTSKTMRAHNAIKRHRMAILEGLVLDDVPAGAYELIAPPLKLDSLDASPVRALLRSVV, from the coding sequence ATGGCTAAAATCTGGGATATTTCGCAAACACTGCGGCCGGGCTTGCCGGTCTGGCCGGGCGATACAGCATTTTCTTCACACTTCCACTGGGAAATGAGCGAGGAATGCCCGGTCAATGTGGGTCAGTTTTCTCTGTCGTGTCACTCAGGCACGCATGCCGATGCGCCTGCGCATTACGATGCTCAGGGGAAAACCATGGAAGCGGTCAGCCTGGATTATTACATCGGCCCGTGTGTGGTGATTGATGCCACCCAGGCCGTCGGCTGGGTCAAACCGCAGGACATTATCGATCAACTGCCGGATCAGGTCGAACGGGTGATTTTCAGAACCTACCGGCAGTTCCCGCACCATGAGTGGCGGTCTGATTTTACGGCGGTAGCCTCAGAGACCATCGACTTACTTGCAGAGCGTGGCGCTTGTCTGATTGGCATCGACAGCCCGTCACTGGACCCGCAGACTTCGAAAACCATGCGTGCCCACAATGCGATTAAACGTCATCGCATGGCGATACTCGAAGGTCTGGTCTTGGATGATGTTCCCGCCGGAGCGTATGAGCTGATCGCACCGCCGTTAAAACTGGATTCACTAGATGCGTCCCCGGTACGCGCACTGTTGCGCAGTGTTGTCTAG
- a CDS encoding NUDIX hydrolase: MQREVHDCVSFLLIRGEEVLLEKRKLTKVVDPGLMAIPGGHVEAGETLEQALHREVVEELTVTPIAYFPLCTLYHPTTELQRLHYYVVTDWTGELSAQEAEAVIWTSLHEPDAATVEADNIALAEYRRVILPLLKEQC; the protein is encoded by the coding sequence ATGCAAAGGGAAGTACATGATTGCGTGTCTTTTTTGCTGATACGCGGAGAAGAGGTCCTGCTTGAAAAGCGCAAGCTGACCAAAGTGGTTGACCCTGGACTGATGGCCATTCCCGGTGGGCATGTTGAAGCAGGAGAAACCCTGGAACAGGCACTGCATCGTGAAGTTGTCGAAGAGTTGACCGTCACACCCATTGCCTATTTTCCACTGTGTACGCTGTACCATCCCACCACTGAGTTACAGCGGTTGCATTATTATGTGGTCACAGACTGGACGGGTGAGCTGTCGGCACAGGAAGCAGAAGCGGTCATCTGGACATCGCTCCATGAACCGGACGCTGCCACCGTCGAAGCGGATAATATTGCTTTGGCGGAATATCGACGTGTGATTTTACCGCTGTTGAAAGAGCAGTGCTAA
- a CDS encoding endonuclease/exonuclease/phosphatase family protein — translation MVDALTFLTLLLVIATLLPLWRHPHWLVRGWDFPRLQLAVFALFLLVANAFAHAHWLVTLSCFVCLGWQLWWILPYTRLWRQEVKTANGESGHRRLRIITANVLTPNRQANKLITLVHQYQADVLVTLESDDWWQSQLDTLETQLPYTMKCPLDNLYGMHVYARFPLEDTSVEFLIEDDVPSMHALLVLPCGEKIRMHFLHPAPPSPTENPASAERDAELVLVARSVSGSTQPIIVTGDLNDVAWSSTTRLFRKISGLLDPRVGRGMFNTFHADYPFLRWPLDHIFHSHHFRLSQIQRLPSIGSDHFALFTELYLEPSAAQKENGLQAEAEDDEWAEEIIQEQNVSDEKVPRPGQ, via the coding sequence ATGGTTGATGCGCTAACGTTTCTGACGTTGTTACTTGTTATAGCCACACTGTTGCCTTTATGGCGACACCCGCACTGGCTGGTGCGCGGCTGGGATTTTCCTCGTTTGCAACTGGCGGTGTTTGCGTTGTTTTTGCTGGTGGCTAATGCTTTTGCTCACGCCCATTGGCTGGTCACGTTGTCGTGTTTTGTGTGTCTGGGCTGGCAGTTGTGGTGGATTTTGCCTTATACGCGGCTCTGGCGTCAGGAAGTGAAGACGGCGAACGGTGAGAGCGGGCATAGGCGGTTGCGCATCATCACAGCCAATGTGCTGACCCCGAACCGTCAGGCAAATAAGCTCATCACATTGGTGCATCAGTATCAGGCCGATGTGCTGGTGACGCTGGAGTCGGACGACTGGTGGCAGTCTCAGTTGGATACGCTTGAAACCCAACTGCCTTATACCATGAAGTGTCCCCTGGATAATCTTTACGGCATGCATGTTTATGCCCGGTTTCCTTTGGAGGATACCAGCGTTGAGTTTTTGATCGAAGACGACGTGCCTTCCATGCATGCGTTGCTGGTGCTTCCCTGCGGCGAAAAAATCAGAATGCATTTTCTGCATCCGGCACCGCCCAGCCCGACAGAAAATCCGGCTTCAGCAGAACGGGATGCCGAACTGGTGCTGGTGGCACGCAGCGTATCTGGCAGTACACAGCCCATTATTGTGACAGGCGATCTGAACGATGTAGCCTGGTCGTCGACCACTCGGCTGTTTCGGAAGATCAGCGGATTACTGGATCCGCGCGTGGGGCGGGGCATGTTTAATACCTTTCACGCCGACTATCCGTTTCTGCGATGGCCTTTGGATCATATCTTCCACAGCCACCATTTCAGACTTAGCCAGATTCAGCGTCTGCCGTCTATTGGATCGGATCATTTCGCTCTGTTTACTGAACTGTATCTTGAGCCGTCTGCCGCCCAAAAGGAAAACGGCCTGCAAGCTGAAGCTGAAGACGATGAGTGGGCGGAAGAGATTATTCAGGAACAGAATGTCAGCGATGAAAAAGTGCCGCGTCCAGGACAATGA
- a CDS encoding VOC family protein, producing MKQAIVHIALVVDDYDEAIDFYVNKLKFELIEDSYQFEKDKQPEQDKRWVVVSPPGSNGVTLLLARASKPEQRDFIGHQAGGRVFLFLSTDDFWRDYERMVSDGIRFVRPPQEQDYGTVAVFEDLYGNLWDLLQLHPDHPMARRGRAE from the coding sequence ATGAAACAAGCCATAGTGCATATTGCGCTGGTCGTCGATGACTATGATGAAGCGATCGACTTTTACGTCAATAAGCTTAAATTTGAGTTGATTGAAGATAGCTATCAATTTGAAAAAGATAAGCAACCAGAACAGGATAAGCGCTGGGTGGTGGTGTCGCCTCCGGGTTCCAACGGTGTCACTTTGCTGCTGGCGAGAGCGTCAAAACCTGAACAGCGCGATTTTATCGGTCATCAGGCCGGAGGCCGGGTCTTTCTGTTTCTGAGCACAGACGATTTCTGGCGCGATTATGAGCGAATGGTCTCTGACGGCATCCGCTTTGTGCGTCCGCCTCAGGAGCAGGATTACGGCACAGTGGCCGTGTTTGAAGATTTATACGGCAACTTGTGGGATTTGCTGCAATTGCACCCGGATCATCCCATGGCGAGAAGAGGAAGAGCAGAATAA
- the kynU gene encoding kynureninase, translating to MQTLNRAYFEALDRDDPLAAYRDQFDLPAGHIYLNGNSLGVLPKAAKEKARQVVEEQWGQGLIRSWNTHDWIRIPQRVGDKIAGLIGADEGEVIVADSTSVNLFKMAAAAVKLNAGRHKILSEPGNFPTDLYILQGLEQFLDGKVRLVTEHRENILDAIDEDTAVVVLTHVHYKSGAMFDMAAITARAHEKGALVIWDLSHSTGAVPVELNRVGADFAIGCGYKYLNGGPGAPGFLFVAKRHQAQLQQPLSGWFGHANPFAMRDDYEAAPGIARTLCGTTPVVGASLLEVGVDIMASADMHQIREKSLHMGQLFIELVEQRCSQYGFGVASSKDPAVRGSQVSLTHEQGFAIMQALIARNVIGDFRAPNILRFGFTPLYVRYVDLWDCVDALVDIMANDLWDQAAFKKLTAVT from the coding sequence ATGCAAACACTCAACAGAGCCTACTTTGAAGCACTGGATCGCGATGATCCTCTGGCAGCGTATCGAGATCAGTTTGATTTGCCCGCCGGGCACATTTATCTCAACGGTAATTCCCTGGGCGTGTTACCTAAGGCAGCAAAAGAAAAAGCACGGCAAGTGGTGGAAGAGCAGTGGGGGCAGGGATTGATCCGCAGCTGGAACACCCACGATTGGATCCGCATACCGCAGCGGGTGGGAGATAAAATTGCCGGTCTGATTGGGGCTGACGAAGGTGAAGTGATCGTGGCGGACTCCACCTCTGTCAATCTGTTCAAGATGGCGGCGGCAGCGGTAAAACTGAATGCAGGTCGCCATAAGATACTGTCTGAACCAGGTAATTTCCCGACGGATCTTTATATCTTGCAAGGACTGGAACAGTTTCTGGACGGCAAAGTGCGTCTGGTGACTGAGCATCGCGAGAACATTCTGGATGCCATCGATGAAGATACGGCTGTCGTGGTGCTGACCCATGTGCACTACAAGAGTGGCGCCATGTTTGATATGGCGGCCATTACAGCCCGTGCTCATGAAAAAGGCGCCCTGGTGATCTGGGATCTCAGCCACAGCACAGGCGCTGTGCCGGTTGAACTGAACAGGGTGGGTGCTGATTTTGCCATTGGCTGTGGTTACAAATATCTCAACGGTGGCCCTGGTGCACCGGGTTTCCTGTTTGTTGCCAAGCGCCATCAGGCACAGTTGCAGCAACCGCTCAGTGGCTGGTTTGGTCACGCCAATCCTTTTGCGATGCGCGATGACTATGAAGCGGCACCGGGTATTGCACGTACCTTGTGCGGTACCACGCCCGTCGTTGGTGCCAGCCTGCTGGAAGTGGGGGTAGATATCATGGCCTCGGCCGATATGCATCAGATTCGTGAAAAATCCCTTCACATGGGTCAGTTGTTTATTGAACTTGTTGAACAGCGCTGCAGTCAGTACGGCTTCGGGGTGGCGTCATCAAAAGACCCGGCGGTACGGGGCAGTCAGGTCTCCCTGACGCATGAGCAGGGCTTTGCCATCATGCAGGCCTTGATTGCACGCAATGTCATCGGCGATTTTCGTGCACCGAACATTCTTCGTTTCGGCTTCACACCGTTATACGTTCGCTATGTCGATCTGTGGGATTGCGTAGATGCGCTGGTCGATATCATGGCTAACGATCTCTGGGATCAGGCGGCGTTCAAAAAGCTGACCGCAGTAACCTGA
- a CDS encoding GNAT family N-acetyltransferase encodes MDIQDYDAIMALWAEAEGLSLRDADSRESIARYLARNPATSFVAEIDGNIVGTVLAGTDGRRGYLQHLAVSETLRSQGIGQLLVEQAVEGLASIGIAKTHLFVFCENAAAQRFYERMGWFARDEVRMYSFNASDNLNV; translated from the coding sequence ATGGATATCCAAGATTATGACGCCATCATGGCATTGTGGGCAGAAGCTGAAGGACTGTCACTGCGCGACGCCGACTCAAGGGAAAGCATCGCCCGGTATCTGGCGCGAAACCCGGCAACCAGTTTTGTGGCTGAAATTGATGGCAATATCGTCGGCACTGTATTGGCCGGAACAGATGGCCGCAGGGGGTATCTTCAGCATCTGGCGGTGAGTGAAACGCTGAGATCTCAAGGGATCGGACAGCTGTTGGTTGAACAGGCCGTTGAAGGGCTGGCAAGCATTGGGATAGCCAAAACACATCTGTTTGTCTTCTGTGAAAATGCCGCGGCCCAGCGATTCTATGAGCGTATGGGATGGTTTGCACGGGATGAAGTGCGAATGTATTCCTTTAACGCGTCAGACAATCTGAATGTCTGA
- a CDS encoding LysR family transcriptional regulator, with protein sequence MAVAKAGNVSEAASQIGLTQSALSHRIREAERLLNTELFYRQHKKLIPTSAGKRLLLSATVVLSELERAENDIDKLSVGIEHVIRVGNEAYGGYHWLPPFIKLFNQDFPSYSVEIIPDVSLDPFTALRNGTIDISIVSGTVTQTGFRVLKLFRDEMIAVMHKDHPNADKAWLTPQEIAADTYITYHTTPGPGREYEQLFSPNHLLPPKVIRAGVTEAVVEFVRAGMGITIMPSWVIKPYLKCGELRTARVTEQGLYLNWQALIRKDERSDSPIVTFAKALKRTDLPAL encoded by the coding sequence ATGGCTGTGGCAAAGGCAGGGAATGTGTCGGAAGCGGCCAGTCAGATTGGTCTGACGCAATCTGCGCTCAGCCACCGCATTCGTGAAGCAGAGCGATTGTTAAATACTGAGCTGTTTTACCGGCAGCATAAGAAACTGATTCCGACCAGTGCCGGCAAACGGCTGCTGCTCTCAGCCACCGTGGTTCTCAGCGAGCTGGAAAGGGCTGAAAACGACATCGACAAACTGTCGGTAGGGATAGAGCATGTGATTCGGGTGGGGAATGAAGCCTACGGTGGTTACCATTGGCTACCGCCTTTCATCAAGCTGTTTAATCAGGACTTTCCCAGCTATTCAGTTGAGATTATTCCCGATGTCTCTCTCGACCCGTTTACGGCTTTACGCAACGGGACGATCGACATTTCGATTGTCTCCGGCACGGTGACCCAGACGGGCTTCCGGGTGCTGAAACTGTTTCGGGATGAAATGATCGCTGTGATGCACAAAGACCATCCCAATGCCGACAAAGCCTGGCTGACGCCGCAGGAAATCGCCGCCGACACTTACATTACTTATCACACCACACCCGGTCCCGGGCGCGAGTACGAACAACTGTTCAGCCCGAATCACCTGTTGCCGCCGAAAGTCATCCGGGCTGGCGTGACCGAAGCGGTCGTGGAATTTGTCAGAGCGGGTATGGGGATAACCATCATGCCGAGTTGGGTGATCAAACCCTACCTGAAATGTGGCGAGTTGCGGACTGCCCGGGTTACAGAGCAAGGGCTCTACCTGAACTGGCAAGCCCTGATTCGAAAGGATGAACGCTCAGATTCGCCCATCGTGACCTTTGCTAAAGCGCTGAAGCGGACGGATCTGCCGGCGCTTTAA